From the Deltaproteobacteria bacterium genome, the window GAAGACGGGATCGTTGTCGGCGACGTACCGTTTCAGATCCGCGAGGCCGTCGCGCGGCTGCTTGAGCAGCCGGAGACCGAAGAGCGAGTTGTGGAAGCGCAGCTCGTGGGAGAACAGGCCCGGCGTCTTCTCGCGGGCGAACTGCCCGAAGACCGAGGCCAGCGCCTTCGTGTTCGCGTCGTTGAAGTGCGGCAGGTACGGGTAGAGGCGGCGGAGCTTCTCGGCATCGCGCTCGGGGTCGAAGCCCTCGCGGAGGATCGCCTCCTTGAAGATGTCGTAGCCGAGGAAGCTCTCGTCGGAGCCCTCGCCCGTCAGCACGACCTTGATGCCCTTCTCGTTGACGAGCTTCGAGAGGAGGAACATCGGCACGAACGCCGTCCGGAAGACCGGCACCTCTCCGTGCCAGATCGCGGCCGGGAAGGCGCGCGCGATATCGCCGTGCTGGACCGGCAGCGCCGTGTGGTTCGTGCCGAGGTAGCGCGACAGCTCGAGCTGATCCGACGACTCGTCGAACTCCTTGTCGTCGAAGGTGATCGAGAACGAGTGCACCCGCGAGAGCCCGTTGGCGAGCGCGAGCTGGGTCGTGATCGCGGAGTCGAGCCCGCCCGAAAGGTACGTTGCGACTTCGACGTCGCTCCGCAGGCGCAGGCGGACGGCGTCCGAGAGGATGCCGCGGGTGCGCTCGATGGCTTCCTCGGGCGAGCCCGTGAAGCGGCCCTCCGGCGGCCAATCGAGGGTCGTATAGGGCGCGAGCGTGCGCGCCGCACCGCGCTGCCTCAGATACCAGCCGTTCGGGATCTGGTGGATGCCGACGAAACCGCTCTGGTGCGGGAGCGGGGTCCAGACGGTGAAGATCGACGCGAGCTGCGCCTCGTCGAGCTCGAACTTCGCGCCCGGGAACGCGAGGAAGCTCTTCATTTCCGAGGCGAACACCAGCGTGCCCTCGACCTCCGTGTAGAAGAGCGGCCGCTTCCCGTAGCGGTCGCGCGCGAGCAGGAGCTCCTCGCGCTCTCGGTCGTAGATGGCGCAGGCGTAGGCGGCGTTCAACCGCGGCAGCGCGTCGACCCCCCACTGCATGTAGGCGTGCAGCAGGACCTCGGTGTCGGAGGTCGACTGGAACGCGTGGCCGAGCGCTGCCAGCTCCGCGCGCAGCTCTTTGTAGTTGTAGAGCTCGCCATTGTACGCGATCCAGAAGCGCTTGGCCGCGTCGGGGATCGGCTGCTGGCCGGTCGAAAGGTCGATGATCGAAAGCCGCGCCGTGCCGAAGCCGGTGCGCGCGTCGTGGTAGTAACCGGCCTCGTCCGGCCCCCGGTGGGACATGAGCGCGAGCATCGATTCGAGCACGCGCGGCCCGCGTGATTCGAGCACGCCCGGCGCGCGCGCGGCGTCGAAGCGGGCCGCCGCGTCGTCAGTCTCGTGGAAGTACCCGACGATGCCGCACATGATCCGGTCAGCTCACGTAGAAGGCCTGGTGCTCGACGGAACGATCGATGAAGAAGCCGAACTTGGTGAGGACGTTGCCGTAGCCGATCTCGACGAAGCGCTTGGCGCCCGCAGCCAGCAGCGCCCGCATGCCCTGCTCCCAGAGTACCGGGTGATCGAGGTGACGGGCTAGCTGCCGATCGAGGGCGGGCCGCTCGGCGGGAAGCCACGCGCCGGTCACGTTGTCGACGATCGGCACCTCGGCGGGGGCGAGCGCGACCGCGGCCAGGTACCCGGCGAACCCCGCGTGCGCGGCGCCGAGGAGCGGGGTGTGCCACGCGCCGCTCACGGGCACGCGCGCGACCTTCTTGGGCTTCAGCGCCGCGAGCGCGTCCTCGGCGCGCGTCACCGC encodes:
- the asnB gene encoding asparagine synthase (glutamine-hydrolyzing), with product MCGIVGYFHETDDAAARFDAARAPGVLESRGPRVLESMLALMSHRGPDEAGYYHDARTGFGTARLSIIDLSTGQQPIPDAAKRFWIAYNGELYNYKELRAELAALGHAFQSTSDTEVLLHAYMQWGVDALPRLNAAYACAIYDREREELLLARDRYGKRPLFYTEVEGTLVFASEMKSFLAFPGAKFELDEAQLASIFTVWTPLPHQSGFVGIHQIPNGWYLRQRGAARTLAPYTTLDWPPEGRFTGSPEEAIERTRGILSDAVRLRLRSDVEVATYLSGGLDSAITTQLALANGLSRVHSFSITFDDKEFDESSDQLELSRYLGTNHTALPVQHGDIARAFPAAIWHGEVPVFRTAFVPMFLLSKLVNEKGIKVVLTGEGSDESFLGYDIFKEAILREGFDPERDAEKLRRLYPYLPHFNDANTKALASVFGQFAREKTPGLFSHELRFHNSLFGLRLLKQPRDGLADLKRYVADNDPVFGRLGLVERAQWLEWKTLLPGYLLSTQGDRMSMAHSVEGRCPFLDFRVVEWAARLPQDLKLGPNMDEKWILKRAFPDTLPPSILKKPKQPYRAPDLSAFLGSADADYTEALFSERELAKLPFLNAAFCQQFLKKVRSAPAGGISQRENQAFILLLSTALLHRYFVQGAHPRRAVKLNLVRAVDGRTLSSA